The following coding sequences are from one Prochlorococcus marinus XMU1412 window:
- a CDS encoding OsmC family protein → MTKVKCSYLGNLNCEAIHLQSGSLIRTDAPLDHCGKGESFSPTDLLATSLGTCLLTIMAIKAKSKGFDLKGIFLNIEKVMTQNSERKIKELIIDIFIPESTSDETIDFLKKASKECPVTRNLSQEIDIQINWHHE, encoded by the coding sequence ATGACTAAAGTTAAATGCTCTTATTTAGGAAATTTAAACTGTGAGGCTATTCATCTACAATCTGGAAGTCTTATTAGAACTGATGCACCTTTAGATCACTGCGGAAAAGGTGAAAGTTTTTCCCCAACTGATTTATTAGCAACATCTCTAGGTACTTGCCTGCTAACCATTATGGCAATCAAAGCTAAATCGAAAGGATTTGATTTGAAAGGTATATTTTTAAACATTGAAAAAGTAATGACACAAAATAGCGAGAGGAAGATAAAAGAACTAATAATAGATATTTTTATACCAGAGAGCACTTCTGATGAAACTATTGATTTTTTGAAAAAAGCTTCCAAAGAATGTCCAGTTACAAGAAATTTATCTCAAGAAATAGATATTCAAATTAATTGGCATCATGAATAA